Proteins from a genomic interval of Acanthopagrus latus isolate v.2019 chromosome 7, fAcaLat1.1, whole genome shotgun sequence:
- the LOC119023210 gene encoding leucine-rich repeat and transmembrane domain-containing protein 1, which yields MQVAQGRLADMRVVLACALLSLLSLSHGCPKECVCNSNTKVVDCRGRGLYDIPRRLHPDTQELYLQDNRIRGLGSMAFREIPLVRILDLSNNSITSVSPTALLGLRTLQRLSLANNNLRELDKRLLGPIRSLSHLDLSHNSLWGFPGAMGDSLRNLSHLGLAHNRLTRVDRSLLEALTRLDSLTLRGNPWRCDCQLMGLKLWLESYIFKGGVVDEVICSQPEEMRERDLQKVPYQLFHACMTTSYHYLFANIHHLESERLLRGHTHGNHAHPSSHALHIPMAMGEGFGGGGGGGGGGGGGSVPECEPKQRHRPVNLRHAIATVIITGVVCGIVCLMMLAAAVYGCAYAAIMAKYQRELKKNEELAAAQRADHATADEKEPLENAIA from the exons ATGCAAGTGGCCCAAGGACGACTGGCAGATATGAGAG TGGTACTGGCGTGtgccctcctctccctcctgtctttGTCGCACGGCTGCCCAAAGGAGTGTGTCTGCAACAGCAACACCAAAGTAGTAGACTGCCGGGGTCGAGGCCTGTATGACATCCCCCGACGACTGCATCCAGACACCCAAGAACTATATCTCCAAGATAACCGCATCAGGGGCCTGGGCTCAATGGCTTTTCGAGAAATACCCCTTGTGCGCATTCTCGATCTGTCTAATAACTCTATAACGTCCGTTTCACCAACTGCTCTGCTGGGTCTCAGAACTCTACAGCGCCTCAGCCTGGCCAACAACAACCTGAGAGAGCTTGACAAGCGGTTGCTTGGACCTATCCGCTCGCTTTCACACCTTGACCTCTCACACAACAG CCTGTGGGGCTTTCCCGGAGCCATGGGGGACAGTTTGAGGAACCTAAGCCACCTGGGGCTAGCGCATAACCGGCTAACGCGAGTGGATCGCTCCCTGTTGGAGGCTCTGACCCGCCTGGACAGCCTCACACTTCGAGGCAACCCCTGGAGGTGTGACTGCCAGCTCATGGGCCTCAAACTCTGGCTGGAGAGCTACATCTTTAAAG GTGGAGTGGTGGATGAGGTGATTTGCTCACAGCcagaagaaatgagagagagagacctgcaGAAGGTCCCCTACCAGCTCTTCCATGCTTGCATGACCACAAGCTACCATTACCTGTTTGCGAACATACACCACCTGGAATCTGAGAGGTTACTGCGAGGCCACACCCATGGCAACCATGCTCATCCCTCCAGCCACGCTCTCCACATCCCCATGGCAATGGGGGAGGGATttggtggtgggggaggagggggaggaggtggagggggagggagtgTTCCAGAGTGTGAACCTAAGCAGCGGCATCGGCCTGTCAACTTGCGCCACGCAATCGCCACAGTGATCATCACTGGCGTGGTGTGTGGGATCGTGTGTCTGATGATGCTGGCTGCAGCAGTGTACGGCTGCGCCTACGCTGCTATCATGGCCAAATATCAGCGGGAGCTAAAGAAGAACGAGGAGCTGGCAGCAGCGCAGAGGGCAGATCATGCCACGGCAGATGAGAAGGAACCACTGGAGAATGCTATCGCCTAG